A section of the Subtercola frigoramans genome encodes:
- a CDS encoding GIY-YIG nuclease family protein, whose amino-acid sequence MTPFDITSFGLTSEEISAWAPLDRRNKNWPVVYVLDNAGAVRGRPSIRNQNVSDVYVGESLNAAARIRQHLDSDAKKHLTTVRVIIDETFNKSVCLDLESYLIRMLAGDGVYQVLNRNDGITESEYYERERYRESFEQVFEQLKSDGVFIRSIPEIENSDLFKLSPFKALTQDQAVAVEGILEGLFADLESTATSTSVIQGEPGTGKTVIAIYMLKLLVDIQQAPPAQEFDSDSLFAEFFVGGYPELLAGLSFGLVVPQQSLRESIKKVFRKTPGLHPDMVMTAFEVGESERVFDLLLVE is encoded by the coding sequence ATGACGCCCTTTGACATCACGTCGTTTGGGCTAACGAGCGAAGAGATCAGCGCCTGGGCACCGCTTGATCGCCGCAATAAGAACTGGCCTGTGGTTTATGTGCTCGACAATGCGGGTGCGGTTCGAGGGCGGCCGAGCATCCGGAATCAAAACGTCAGCGACGTGTATGTCGGCGAATCGCTGAACGCCGCTGCACGGATACGTCAGCACCTCGACTCTGACGCGAAGAAGCACTTGACGACGGTGAGGGTGATCATCGATGAGACGTTCAACAAGTCAGTGTGTCTTGATTTGGAGTCGTACCTGATCCGGATGCTCGCGGGCGATGGCGTGTATCAGGTGCTCAATCGCAACGACGGCATCACCGAGTCGGAGTATTACGAGCGGGAGCGGTACCGGGAGAGTTTCGAGCAGGTTTTTGAGCAGCTGAAGAGCGATGGTGTGTTCATCCGGAGCATTCCTGAGATCGAGAACAGTGACCTGTTCAAGCTGTCGCCGTTCAAGGCTTTGACGCAGGATCAGGCGGTCGCGGTCGAGGGGATTCTCGAGGGGCTGTTCGCTGATCTGGAGTCGACGGCGACGAGTACGTCGGTGATTCAGGGGGAGCCGGGCACCGGCAAGACCGTGATTGCGATCTACATGCTGAAGTTGCTGGTCGATATTCAGCAGGCACCGCCGGCGCAGGAGTTCGACAGTGATTCGTTGTTCGCGGAGTTCTTCGTTGGGGGGTATCCGGAGCTTTTGGCGGGGCTGTCGTTCGGGCTGGTGGTGCCGCAGCAGTCGTTGCGGGAGTCGATCAAGAAGGTGTTTCGAAAGACGCCGGGGTTGCATCCTGACATGGTGATGACGGCGTTCGAGGTCGGGGAGAGCGAGAGGGTCTTCGATCTGCTGCTCGTTGAATAG
- a CDS encoding nucleotide pyrophosphohydrolase, which produces MVVWSLQDELAAFVAERDWAQFHSPENLAKSIAIEAGELLECFQWSAEADVERVREELADVLTYCMLLAQRIGADPDQIVRDKLAITREKYPVEKSRGRSAKYDAL; this is translated from the coding sequence ATGGTCGTTTGGTCGCTTCAGGACGAGCTCGCCGCGTTTGTCGCAGAACGGGACTGGGCGCAGTTCCACAGCCCGGAGAACCTCGCGAAGAGCATCGCGATCGAGGCAGGGGAGTTGCTGGAGTGCTTCCAATGGAGCGCTGAGGCTGACGTCGAGCGTGTGCGTGAAGAGCTGGCTGACGTTTTGACATATTGCATGCTTCTTGCGCAGCGGATCGGGGCGGATCCAGATCAGATAGTGCGCGACAAGCTGGCCATCACGCGCGAGAAGTATCCGGTCGAGAAGTCACGAGGGCGAAGCGCGAAGTATGACGCCCTTTGA
- a CDS encoding DNA cytosine methyltransferase codes for MIKITEQELTYSSLSVLEICAGAGGQSSGLEKAGFRHELAVEIDKDAAATLRLNRPEWDVHEGDVREVDGKKYRGIDLLAGGVPCPPFSMAGKQLGADDERDLFPEAIRLVGEARPAAVMLENVRGLASPRFTPYRESILDQLSKLGYRADWQLLYSSEFGVPQLRPRFILVAIKGAKFDEFEWPGAVGSPKLVGETLLPLMKANGWQGANAWAKRAASIAPTVVGGSKKHGGADLGPTRAKKAWLALGIDGKGIADEAPSAEHPATHIPRLTNPMVALVQGFDPEWSFAGRKTSTYRQIGNAFPPPVARGVGTSIGRALGVTALKTERALRIVA; via the coding sequence GTGATCAAAATTACGGAGCAAGAATTGACGTACTCGAGCCTCAGCGTTCTAGAAATCTGCGCGGGAGCGGGCGGCCAGTCTTCCGGTCTCGAAAAAGCCGGATTTCGTCACGAGCTCGCGGTCGAAATCGACAAAGATGCTGCCGCCACACTCCGATTGAATCGCCCTGAATGGGACGTCCACGAGGGCGACGTCCGCGAAGTTGACGGAAAGAAGTATCGAGGAATTGATCTTCTCGCCGGTGGCGTTCCTTGCCCGCCGTTCAGCATGGCCGGCAAACAGTTGGGTGCAGACGACGAGCGAGACCTCTTCCCTGAAGCCATCCGCTTAGTTGGAGAAGCTAGGCCAGCCGCGGTGATGCTTGAAAACGTACGCGGACTTGCATCTCCACGGTTCACTCCGTACCGCGAATCGATCCTCGATCAGTTGTCCAAGCTTGGTTACCGGGCAGACTGGCAACTTCTTTATAGTTCGGAGTTTGGGGTGCCGCAGTTGCGCCCGAGATTCATTCTTGTGGCTATAAAGGGCGCAAAATTTGACGAATTCGAATGGCCCGGTGCGGTTGGAAGTCCAAAGCTGGTGGGAGAGACTTTGCTCCCTTTGATGAAAGCCAACGGATGGCAAGGCGCAAATGCGTGGGCGAAACGAGCTGCCAGCATTGCCCCCACTGTCGTTGGCGGATCCAAAAAACACGGTGGCGCGGACCTAGGCCCGACTCGGGCAAAAAAGGCTTGGCTCGCTCTAGGCATTGACGGAAAGGGGATCGCGGATGAAGCTCCGTCGGCTGAGCATCCCGCCACCCACATTCCTCGCTTGACTAACCCAATGGTTGCGCTCGTCCAAGGCTTTGACCCTGAATGGTCATTCGCTGGAAGGAAAACTTCGACGTATCGCCAGATTGGAAACGCATTTCCACCTCCTGTAGCACGCGGGGTGGGAACATCCATCGGGCGTGCTCTCGGAGTTACCGCGCTGAAGACCGAACGCGCATTGCGCATAGTCGCCTAG
- a CDS encoding NaeI family type II restriction endonuclease has translation MQLDDLGGDPGLEFVIDAFKRADPTGERAGRIFRATFDQLYDGQRTGRYRWDQLFKTEKTHYGTLIEINLRREFDDILDDGEVLDFRVSDYELDCKYSFRFGGWMIPPECFDQLLLVATANDQTSEWGLGVVRASEAHRRRGVNRDGKSGLSKLGTTNIHWLHWGAELPPNVLLQVPVEVQDAIFRPTSGQQRVNQLFRLVSGRRIGRNTVATVAQQDDYMKRVRENGGARSALAPEGFIIPGGDFESHRMIARRLGAEVPQPGEFVSIRLVPASEDDPFVVELDGMRWRTGGANEWKGSRAPSLPTTRR, from the coding sequence GTGCAGCTCGACGATCTCGGAGGCGATCCTGGCCTTGAGTTTGTGATTGACGCATTCAAACGAGCCGATCCGACTGGCGAACGCGCTGGGCGCATTTTTCGTGCCACCTTCGATCAGCTTTACGATGGGCAGCGGACCGGCCGATACCGCTGGGATCAATTGTTCAAGACTGAGAAGACCCACTATGGGACATTGATTGAAATCAACCTTCGTCGGGAGTTCGACGACATTCTCGATGACGGCGAGGTTCTCGACTTTAGGGTCTCTGACTACGAGCTGGACTGCAAGTACTCGTTTCGGTTCGGCGGCTGGATGATACCGCCAGAGTGTTTTGACCAGCTCCTGCTGGTAGCAACCGCGAACGATCAGACATCTGAGTGGGGGCTTGGGGTTGTGCGAGCTTCCGAGGCGCATCGTCGACGCGGCGTAAATAGGGACGGCAAAAGTGGGCTCAGCAAGCTTGGCACCACAAATATTCATTGGCTGCATTGGGGCGCGGAGCTCCCGCCAAACGTCTTACTCCAAGTGCCGGTTGAGGTACAAGATGCCATCTTTCGACCGACATCTGGGCAACAACGAGTGAACCAGCTATTTCGGCTCGTGTCAGGGCGCAGGATAGGGAGAAATACAGTCGCGACGGTAGCGCAACAAGATGATTACATGAAACGTGTCCGAGAAAATGGCGGCGCCCGCTCCGCTCTCGCGCCCGAGGGTTTCATCATTCCAGGCGGCGATTTTGAAAGTCACCGAATGATTGCTCGGCGTTTGGGCGCCGAGGTCCCACAGCCAGGAGAATTCGTCAGCATACGGCTCGTACCCGCAAGTGAAGATGATCCGTTCGTGGTCGAGCTGGATGGCATGCGTTGGCGCACCGGCGGCGCAAATGAGTGGAAAGGATCTCGCGCGCCTTCGCTACCCACGACGCGACGCTAG
- a CDS encoding KTSC domain-containing protein: MPEMISTPESSNVEAIGYDQQYEEVWVVFRSSGAYRYPGVPEHVWEEFVRSSSKGQFVNQVLKVDYVGFRS; this comes from the coding sequence ATGCCTGAGATGATCTCGACTCCCGAAAGCTCCAACGTAGAAGCTATTGGTTATGACCAACAGTATGAGGAAGTCTGGGTTGTTTTTCGGTCATCCGGCGCCTACAGATATCCAGGTGTCCCAGAGCATGTGTGGGAAGAGTTCGTCAGGTCTTCGTCGAAGGGGCAGTTCGTCAACCAGGTACTCAAGGTTGACTATGTTGGGTTCCGCTCCTGA
- a CDS encoding ATP-binding protein, with product MKAQRLASATFIGQVSSVRGSEVLVRLRDVPTTLVMVDGASHRIGQIGNFVRIPLGYTQLFGVCTQVGADLLRPGTDNQHGSAMSDSELSGYRWMTIVLFGESVERKFERGVGQYPTVGDEVHLVTSDDMRTIYSGKQLSGSSISIGHIAGAPDIPAEIDLASLVTRHACVVGSTGSGKSNLMAVLLRGITSSPLLSARVLVIDPHGEYSSALLPGSFTKLSAQVGSVGGLRVPYWALGFEEMSRLSFGPMSESVSEYIRDKVRGLKLEAAALLDVPPPDETVSADSPIPFSLRRLWFELRRNEDVTFTDPSQTPSSESIALHAGDAERLLAAEFPAAAIGSGSPFLNKQRRGIARQLEFLRNRLLDPRFSFMFGSSDGYHASLEGRITNDLDGLIAAWIGHDNAVTVLDVSGLPPEVLDTVVGAMLTVIYEALFWGMNLDVGGKNQPLLVVLDEAHRFVPIGSGTTSSRICNRIAREGRKYGVGLMVVTQRPSDIDPTILSQCGSMIALRLTNAADRSAVSSTVPDDLGNLTALLPSLRTGECLILGEALQIPSRVRVSRAPNRPVGDDPQLPESWLLQRPTTAGYTEAIVGWRSQELAKRIEGQG from the coding sequence ATGAAGGCGCAACGTCTTGCCTCTGCGACCTTCATCGGCCAGGTGAGTTCTGTTCGAGGCTCAGAGGTCTTGGTTCGCCTTCGAGATGTCCCCACCACGCTCGTGATGGTGGATGGCGCCTCGCATCGAATAGGACAGATAGGTAATTTTGTTCGTATCCCGCTCGGTTACACGCAACTCTTTGGAGTATGTACCCAGGTTGGAGCCGACTTGTTGCGACCGGGCACGGATAACCAACATGGCTCGGCAATGTCCGACTCTGAGCTTTCCGGATACCGATGGATGACGATAGTGCTATTCGGCGAGTCTGTAGAGAGAAAATTCGAACGAGGGGTCGGCCAATATCCGACGGTCGGTGACGAAGTACACCTCGTCACGTCGGACGACATGCGAACTATCTATTCAGGCAAGCAATTGAGCGGGTCGAGCATATCAATCGGCCATATCGCTGGCGCGCCCGACATCCCAGCTGAAATTGACCTTGCTTCGTTAGTCACCAGACACGCGTGTGTGGTGGGTTCAACAGGGTCAGGCAAGTCAAATTTGATGGCTGTTTTGCTTCGAGGTATAACAAGCAGTCCATTGCTCTCGGCAAGAGTTCTCGTCATCGATCCTCACGGCGAATACTCCTCCGCGTTGTTGCCCGGGTCATTCACTAAGCTGTCAGCCCAGGTGGGAAGTGTTGGTGGGTTACGTGTTCCCTATTGGGCACTTGGCTTCGAGGAAATGAGTCGGCTGTCATTCGGGCCAATGAGTGAGTCGGTCTCAGAGTACATTCGAGACAAAGTACGAGGCTTGAAGTTGGAAGCTGCTGCCCTATTGGATGTGCCTCCTCCCGATGAAACAGTTAGCGCCGACTCGCCGATTCCCTTCAGCTTGCGAAGGTTATGGTTCGAGCTGAGACGCAACGAAGATGTGACATTTACCGATCCGAGTCAGACGCCTTCATCAGAATCCATCGCGTTACACGCTGGCGATGCCGAACGATTGCTGGCCGCAGAGTTTCCGGCTGCAGCTATCGGAAGTGGTTCGCCCTTTCTGAACAAGCAACGTCGTGGGATTGCACGACAACTCGAGTTTCTTCGGAACAGGCTTCTCGATCCACGCTTTTCCTTCATGTTTGGTAGCTCGGACGGCTATCACGCAAGCCTGGAGGGCCGGATAACCAACGACCTCGACGGTCTCATCGCAGCCTGGATTGGACATGACAATGCAGTTACCGTGCTGGATGTGTCTGGTCTCCCGCCGGAGGTCTTGGACACGGTCGTAGGAGCTATGCTGACGGTCATCTACGAGGCCCTCTTCTGGGGAATGAACCTCGACGTTGGCGGAAAGAACCAGCCGCTACTGGTCGTATTGGATGAGGCGCATAGGTTTGTGCCGATCGGGTCAGGCACAACGAGCTCTCGCATCTGCAACCGAATCGCCAGGGAAGGAAGAAAATACGGAGTCGGTCTGATGGTGGTGACGCAGAGGCCGTCTGACATCGACCCCACCATATTAAGTCAGTGCGGCTCGATGATCGCTCTCCGGTTGACAAACGCGGCAGACAGATCGGCAGTTTCCTCCACGGTACCCGATGATCTGGGCAACCTGACCGCCTTGCTGCCTTCGCTTCGAACCGGCGAGTGCCTAATTTTGGGCGAGGCGCTTCAGATACCTTCGCGTGTTCGCGTCTCGCGTGCACCGAACCGCCCTGTTGGCGACGATCCACAGTTACCCGAAAGTTGGCTCTTGCAGCGGCCGACCACCGCTGGCTATACCGAGGCTATAGTCGGCTGGCGCTCGCAAGAACTCGCGAAACGAATTGAAGGACAAGGTTAG
- a CDS encoding SIR2 family protein gives MLTFDPVREIAKLRDHLASGDKLISFLFGAGTSGAVVGLDGAPLIPLVAGLTSGCEAAVRAQGEKFAQAWESISQGLPPAKQTIEDFLSFVRQMQGAILEGDTLAGLDKHEIAQLEKVIRTTISRLVRPAAERYPRNLPHHSFARWIQRIDRLHAVELFTTNYDTLFERALEDERVPTFDGFAGAFQPFFYPAGLRFDSPSGTSDWTKIWKVHGSVTWASREVGESGSSIVRGQEIESGEMILPSVLKYDESRKQPYVAMLDRLRDVLDKREDGVLVSAGYSFGDQHINEIVFEALRNNPRLHLFALCFDDVSPESALYATAKSSSNVLVFGPTMAIIGGRTGSWKPHDVVELELRLHGLFELPEATDGAPRDLENGRLLIGDFVKFCALLDQLAGQE, from the coding sequence GTGTTGACTTTTGACCCCGTTCGAGAAATCGCGAAATTGAGGGATCATTTGGCGTCCGGGGACAAGCTGATTTCATTCCTGTTTGGAGCCGGCACCTCAGGAGCAGTCGTTGGTCTTGATGGTGCTCCACTTATTCCGCTCGTAGCCGGTCTGACTTCAGGTTGCGAAGCTGCAGTCCGTGCACAAGGCGAAAAGTTCGCGCAGGCTTGGGAATCGATTTCCCAAGGTCTGCCCCCCGCTAAGCAGACGATTGAGGATTTCCTATCGTTCGTCCGCCAAATGCAGGGAGCGATTCTTGAGGGCGATACCCTCGCCGGTCTCGATAAGCATGAGATTGCGCAACTCGAGAAAGTGATCCGGACGACTATTTCCAGATTGGTTCGCCCGGCCGCCGAACGGTATCCGAGAAACCTCCCACATCACTCGTTCGCGCGATGGATTCAACGTATCGACCGATTGCACGCCGTCGAGCTGTTCACTACAAATTACGACACGCTTTTTGAGCGCGCGTTGGAAGACGAACGGGTTCCTACGTTCGATGGATTCGCAGGAGCATTCCAACCATTCTTTTATCCCGCCGGCCTGAGGTTTGACTCCCCTTCAGGTACGTCCGATTGGACAAAGATTTGGAAGGTTCATGGGTCTGTAACGTGGGCGTCAAGAGAGGTCGGCGAATCGGGAAGCTCGATTGTCAGAGGTCAGGAGATTGAATCCGGAGAGATGATCCTGCCGTCAGTTCTCAAATATGACGAGTCGCGAAAGCAGCCGTATGTCGCAATGCTCGATCGGCTTCGCGACGTCTTGGACAAACGCGAAGACGGAGTCTTGGTATCTGCAGGGTATTCCTTTGGCGATCAGCACATCAACGAGATCGTATTTGAGGCCCTCAGAAACAATCCCAGGCTTCATCTATTCGCCCTGTGCTTTGACGATGTTTCGCCGGAGAGCGCGTTGTACGCAACTGCAAAGTCCTCGTCAAACGTGCTTGTCTTTGGCCCGACCATGGCCATAATCGGGGGTCGGACCGGATCCTGGAAACCGCATGACGTAGTTGAGCTGGAGCTTCGGTTGCACGGACTATTCGAACTTCCTGAGGCGACCGACGGAGCCCCGAGGGACCTCGAGAACGGGCGGCTACTCATTGGAGATTTTGTGAAATTCTGTGCACTTCTTGATCAGCTAGCCGGTCAAGAATGA
- a CDS encoding transcriptional regulator, whose product MPESVIDVAALASAAEGRVKADKISWRQAAGQIGVSPSLLTRLRNDQRPDLDAFALIVRWLRLPADQFLIDPEELATREEPELSSSINALLRARSDLDDQDKQYLTSILASGLEHFRQTRKTN is encoded by the coding sequence ATGCCCGAGTCCGTCATCGATGTCGCCGCGCTTGCAAGTGCGGCAGAAGGCCGAGTGAAGGCCGACAAGATCTCTTGGCGACAAGCTGCGGGCCAAATAGGCGTTAGTCCATCCTTGTTGACGCGCCTTCGCAACGACCAACGTCCCGACCTAGACGCCTTCGCTCTTATTGTTCGATGGCTGAGATTGCCGGCTGACCAATTCCTGATTGACCCGGAAGAGCTTGCAACGCGCGAAGAGCCGGAACTGAGCTCATCGATCAACGCCCTGCTCCGCGCCCGAAGTGATCTGGACGACCAAGACAAGCAGTATCTGACGAGCATTCTCGCGTCAGGGCTGGAGCACTTTCGGCAAACTAGGAAGACAAACTAG
- the istA gene encoding IS21 family transposase, which yields MITLDDWAEIRRLYASGGHSKRELAKRLGVSRGTIDRALQADRVPRYERALTGSSFDEVAPAVRKLLTDSPRMPSPALAERVGWSGSSSLFRLRVAAIRPEYLPPDPADRIDHQPGVQVQCDLWFPHQAIPLGHDQHGMPPVLVMTSTFSGNIQALMLPSRTTPDLLGGMWQLLQQAGAVPERLVWDNETGIGRRKLTEPAAAFAGTLGTKIVLLPPRDPESKGMVERMNQFFRSRFMPGRSFASPADFNNQLVDWLPVANARYSRSRRGKPAELVGRDRAAMRALSPVPPEVLFRNTVRLPRDYYVRVFTNDYSVSPGMIGRIVDVTADLHQVTVTHDGTVIAVHQREWARQLIVTDPAHVAEAAVLRQAFKQVRGYRPLEAVETRDLASYDDLFGTGQVA from the coding sequence GTGATCACTTTGGATGACTGGGCAGAAATTCGTCGGTTGTATGCGTCGGGCGGGCACTCGAAAAGAGAACTCGCGAAACGGCTTGGCGTTTCGCGAGGGACGATCGATCGGGCGTTGCAGGCTGACCGGGTGCCGCGGTATGAGCGGGCGTTGACGGGGTCGAGTTTCGATGAGGTCGCACCGGCGGTTCGGAAGCTGCTGACCGACTCGCCGCGGATGCCGTCGCCAGCCCTGGCGGAGCGGGTGGGGTGGTCGGGTTCGTCGTCGTTGTTCCGGTTGAGGGTCGCAGCGATCCGGCCTGAATATCTGCCGCCGGATCCCGCTGACCGGATCGATCACCAGCCCGGTGTGCAGGTGCAATGCGATCTGTGGTTCCCGCACCAGGCGATCCCGCTGGGTCATGATCAGCACGGCATGCCGCCGGTGTTGGTGATGACGTCGACGTTCTCGGGGAACATCCAAGCGTTGATGCTGCCCTCCCGGACAACCCCCGACCTCCTCGGCGGGATGTGGCAGCTGTTGCAGCAGGCCGGCGCGGTGCCGGAGCGGCTGGTCTGGGATAACGAGACCGGTATCGGCCGGCGTAAGCTCACCGAGCCCGCTGCCGCGTTCGCTGGCACGTTGGGGACGAAGATCGTGCTGCTGCCACCGCGGGATCCGGAGTCCAAGGGCATGGTCGAGCGGATGAATCAGTTCTTCCGCTCGAGGTTCATGCCCGGCCGCAGCTTCGCATCGCCAGCGGATTTCAACAACCAGCTCGTTGACTGGTTGCCCGTCGCGAATGCCCGCTACTCGCGCTCACGGCGCGGGAAACCCGCCGAGCTTGTCGGCCGTGATCGGGCCGCGATGCGGGCCTTGTCGCCGGTGCCACCGGAGGTGCTGTTCCGGAACACGGTCAGGCTGCCTCGGGATTACTACGTGCGGGTTTTCACGAACGATTACTCGGTCAGTCCGGGCATGATCGGTCGGATCGTTGATGTTACTGCTGACCTGCACCAGGTCACTGTCACCCATGACGGCACTGTCATCGCGGTGCATCAGCGGGAGTGGGCCCGCCAGCTGATCGTCACCGATCCGGCCCATGTTGCCGAGGCGGCAGTGCTGCGGCAGGCGTTCAAACAAGTCCGCGGCTACCGGCCGTTGGAAGCTGTCGAAACCCGCGATCTTGCTTCCTACGACGACCTCTTCGGCACCGGACAGGTGGCCTGA
- the istB gene encoding IS21-like element helper ATPase IstB → MSELESQLEYYARALKAPRVGEGFRRLGEQARADGWSHEEYLAAVLSREVSEREASGATLRIKAARFPGFKTLEEFNYDHQPGADRTLIAHLGTSTYLQEAKNVILLGPPGTGKTHIAIGLGIKAAKTGHRVLFDTANGWVTRLQEAHSRGKLAAELTRLRRYSLLVIDEVGYVPFDQDAANLFFQLVSSRYEHASLILTSNLPFGRWGEVFGDPTIASAMIDRVVHHADVLSLKGTSYRLRGHKTITSTTD, encoded by the coding sequence ATGTCCGAGCTCGAATCCCAGTTGGAGTACTACGCCCGTGCATTGAAAGCGCCTCGGGTCGGTGAGGGTTTCCGCCGGCTCGGCGAGCAAGCCCGCGCGGACGGGTGGTCACACGAGGAGTACCTCGCCGCCGTGCTGTCGCGCGAGGTTTCCGAGCGGGAAGCATCAGGGGCGACGCTTCGGATCAAGGCTGCCCGGTTTCCCGGTTTCAAGACGTTGGAAGAGTTCAACTACGACCACCAGCCTGGCGCCGACCGCACCCTCATCGCACACTTGGGCACGAGCACTTACCTTCAGGAAGCGAAGAACGTCATCCTCCTCGGACCCCCTGGCACTGGGAAGACGCACATTGCGATCGGGCTCGGCATCAAAGCTGCGAAGACCGGCCACCGAGTGCTTTTCGATACCGCGAACGGCTGGGTCACCCGGCTGCAGGAGGCGCACTCCCGCGGCAAGCTCGCCGCCGAACTCACCCGGCTTCGCAGATACAGCCTGCTCGTCATCGACGAGGTCGGCTACGTCCCGTTCGATCAAGACGCCGCGAACCTGTTCTTCCAACTCGTGTCATCACGGTACGAACACGCGTCACTGATCCTCACCTCGAACCTGCCATTCGGGCGCTGGGGTGAAGTATTCGGCGACCCGACCATCGCGTCAGCGATGATCGACCGCGTCGTGCACCACGCCGACGTACTCAGCCTCAAAGGCACAAGCTACCGGCTCCGCGGCCACAAAACAATCACAAGTACGACAGACTAA
- a CDS encoding ImmA/IrrE family metallo-endopeptidase, translating into MALTPERSLERIRSDLTHEVAHFEAEHDPSEAWTDESGRCGGTTKEQEIEAAELAGAILIPHESAKRAAMRGIDATAIALRYQVSLEMAEWRMRMSGGYEIRRHSQSKRV; encoded by the coding sequence TTGGCGTTAACACCTGAGAGAAGTTTGGAGCGTATTCGATCCGATCTAACACACGAGGTAGCTCATTTTGAGGCGGAACACGATCCATCCGAAGCTTGGACCGACGAAAGTGGGCGCTGCGGAGGGACCACGAAGGAGCAAGAGATAGAGGCCGCGGAGCTCGCAGGAGCAATCCTCATACCCCACGAAAGTGCCAAGCGTGCCGCAATGCGTGGCATCGATGCAACCGCCATCGCGCTCCGTTACCAGGTCAGTCTAGAAATGGCTGAGTGGCGAATGAGGATGAGTGGCGGATACGAAATCCGCCGACACTCACAAAGTAAGCGTGTGTAG
- a CDS encoding single-stranded DNA-binding protein, protein MARRSIVKQAQALPQIYCLRRAQLRTSIRLGLARGNEQTAPGKKGQRKAQVVPWCDVVCDGELASNVLDSLVEGDYVVVEGELRVHRLYPVDDGRDSAMVSVRAESVGLDLRRGVAKFLRVER, encoded by the coding sequence ATGGCTCGACGCTCGATTGTGAAGCAAGCGCAAGCACTGCCGCAAATCTATTGTTTGCGTCGCGCACAGCTCCGGACATCCATTCGCCTAGGTCTTGCACGCGGGAACGAGCAGACTGCGCCGGGCAAGAAGGGGCAGCGGAAGGCTCAAGTTGTGCCGTGGTGCGATGTTGTTTGCGACGGGGAGCTGGCGTCTAACGTTCTCGACAGCCTGGTTGAAGGTGACTATGTGGTTGTTGAGGGGGAACTGCGCGTGCATCGGTTGTATCCGGTTGACGATGGGCGCGACTCGGCGATGGTGTCGGTGCGCGCGGAGAGCGTGGGGCTCGACCTGCGGCGCGGGGTTGCGAAGTTTCTGCGGGTGGAGCGGTGA
- a CDS encoding Fic family protein → MRFELYRAIQDDELSAHDLTQPNSLETLHREINKSIWQWAGMLRKTGLSIGIDPRLIRQELYQQLDTLQWRVDNMDMHGLSPEAVAMGAHHTMVWIHPFVDGNGRSTRLYADLLLFALTGDRVFEWSEDPLYYAALKRADSSRDVSELLEIVGVEVL, encoded by the coding sequence GTGCGTTTCGAACTCTATCGAGCCATCCAGGACGACGAGCTCTCTGCCCACGATTTGACGCAGCCCAACTCGCTCGAAACCCTTCACCGCGAGATCAATAAGTCGATCTGGCAGTGGGCGGGGATGTTGCGGAAGACGGGTTTGAGTATTGGGATCGACCCGCGACTGATCAGGCAGGAACTGTATCAGCAGCTCGACACCCTGCAGTGGCGGGTCGACAACATGGATATGCACGGGCTTTCGCCGGAGGCCGTCGCGATGGGTGCTCACCACACGATGGTGTGGATTCATCCCTTTGTTGACGGCAACGGCAGGTCTACTCGCCTTTACGCCGATCTGCTGTTGTTCGCGCTTACTGGCGACCGGGTGTTCGAGTGGAGTGAAGACCCTCTGTACTACGCGGCGCTGAAGCGCGCCGATTCGAGTCGCGATGTGAGTGAGCTGCTTGAGATCGTCGGGGTCGAAGTTCTCTAG